Proteins from one Mycobacterium sp. EPa45 genomic window:
- a CDS encoding nuclear transport factor 2 family protein: MTDQQLLNELLEVEQAGWQSLCESTGDRFYGDLMTEDAVMVLANGSVMDRAAVTSALGQAPPWTSFELSDPRVVAAGADTAALVYVGTARRDGAEEPFVGAMSSVYHRVDGRWRLVLYQQTAVVTRP, encoded by the coding sequence ATGACCGATCAGCAGTTACTGAATGAGCTCCTGGAAGTCGAACAGGCCGGGTGGCAATCGCTGTGTGAGTCCACCGGCGATCGCTTCTACGGCGACCTGATGACCGAGGACGCGGTAATGGTGTTGGCCAACGGTTCGGTGATGGACCGCGCTGCCGTCACCTCGGCGCTCGGCCAGGCTCCGCCGTGGACGAGTTTCGAGCTGTCCGATCCCCGGGTCGTCGCCGCGGGCGCCGACACGGCGGCACTGGTGTACGTCGGCACGGCCCGGCGCGACGGTGCCGAGGAACCGTTCGTCGGAGCCATGTCGTCGGTGTATCACCGCGTCGACGGCAGGTGGCGGCTCGTGCTGTATCAGCAGACCGCCGTCGTCACTCGACCGTGA
- a CDS encoding FAD-dependent oxidoreductase yields the protein MSLPSLPDRAQIVIIGGGVIGTSVAYHLTKLGRTDVVLLEQGQLSCGTTWHAAGLVGQLRASESGTRLVQYSTSLYAELEAETGLSAGYKQCGGVTVARSEDRMTQLRRTAANAAAYQLDCELLSPDEAVERYPVMRVDDLVGAIWLPADGKANPTDLTMALAKGARQRGAKVFEHVRVLDVLTAGDRVTGVRTDAGDIEAEIVVNCAGQWAKAIGALAGVNVPLYSAEHFYVVTETIAGVHPDLPILRDPDGYTYFKEEVGGLVIGGFEPEAKPWVAPDKIPYPFEFQLLDEDWEHFEILMDNALLRIPALEHTGLKKLYNGPESFTPDNQFILGEAPECSNFFVGAGFNSVGIASAGGAGRALAEWIVNGSPTTDLTGVDIRRFAPFNGNVAWLHDRVAEVLGVHYEIPWPNRELTTARPFRRSPVHHLLAAANANFGSRMGWERANFFAPPGSEPVIEYSWGKQNWLPWSAAEQINTRTAVTVFDQTSFSKYVLAGPGAEAALQWLCSADVAVPVGKSVYTGMLNERGTYESDVTVTRTGPQEYLIVSSAATTERDKDHIRKNMPPGAHAELVDVTSSMAVFGVMGPKSRELLSELTDADLSDAAFPFGTSQMISLGYATVRATRITYVGELGWELYVPTEFAVGVYEDLVATGESFGIARGGYYAIESMRLEKGYRAFGRELTPNDSPVEAGLLFACKLSSDIDFLGRAAVEKMKAEGARKRLVSFAVDSAEPMLWGGELILRDGAIAGQVSSAAWGATTGACVGLGYVRAPDHAVVTADWVRAGSYAVNVGGETYPITVSLKPIYDPANQRVR from the coding sequence ATGTCGCTCCCATCATTGCCCGACCGCGCCCAGATCGTCATCATCGGCGGCGGCGTCATCGGCACCAGCGTCGCCTACCACCTCACCAAGCTGGGCCGCACCGATGTCGTGTTGCTCGAGCAGGGTCAGCTGTCGTGCGGAACCACCTGGCACGCAGCCGGTTTGGTCGGCCAGCTCCGCGCGTCGGAAAGTGGCACCAGGCTGGTGCAGTACTCCACCTCGCTGTACGCCGAGCTGGAGGCCGAGACGGGATTGAGCGCCGGCTACAAGCAGTGCGGCGGGGTGACGGTGGCCCGCAGCGAAGACCGGATGACCCAGCTGCGCCGCACGGCGGCGAACGCGGCGGCGTACCAGCTCGACTGCGAACTCCTCAGCCCCGATGAGGCTGTCGAACGCTACCCGGTGATGCGGGTCGACGATCTGGTGGGCGCCATCTGGTTGCCCGCCGACGGCAAGGCCAATCCGACCGACCTGACAATGGCGTTGGCAAAAGGTGCGCGCCAGCGCGGTGCCAAGGTATTCGAACACGTCCGCGTGCTCGACGTCCTGACCGCCGGCGACCGGGTGACCGGTGTGCGCACCGATGCCGGTGACATCGAGGCCGAAATCGTCGTCAACTGCGCCGGGCAGTGGGCCAAAGCCATTGGCGCACTGGCCGGGGTGAACGTGCCGCTGTATTCGGCCGAGCACTTCTATGTGGTCACCGAAACCATCGCCGGTGTGCACCCCGACCTTCCGATCCTGCGAGATCCCGACGGCTACACCTACTTCAAGGAGGAAGTCGGCGGGTTGGTCATCGGTGGCTTCGAGCCGGAGGCCAAGCCGTGGGTGGCGCCCGACAAGATCCCCTACCCCTTCGAGTTCCAGCTGCTCGACGAGGACTGGGAGCACTTCGAGATTCTGATGGACAACGCGCTGCTGCGGATTCCGGCACTGGAGCACACCGGGCTGAAGAAGCTGTACAACGGCCCGGAGAGTTTCACCCCGGACAATCAGTTCATCCTCGGCGAGGCACCCGAGTGCTCGAACTTCTTCGTCGGCGCGGGATTCAACTCGGTGGGCATCGCCTCGGCCGGCGGCGCCGGACGCGCGCTGGCCGAGTGGATCGTCAACGGCTCCCCCACCACCGATCTCACCGGCGTCGACATCCGGCGCTTCGCCCCGTTCAACGGCAACGTGGCCTGGTTACACGACCGGGTGGCCGAGGTTCTCGGCGTGCACTACGAAATCCCCTGGCCCAACCGCGAGCTGACGACGGCACGACCGTTCCGACGCTCCCCGGTGCACCATTTGCTCGCCGCAGCGAACGCGAACTTCGGCAGCCGGATGGGTTGGGAGCGCGCCAATTTCTTCGCTCCGCCGGGCAGCGAGCCGGTCATCGAATACTCGTGGGGCAAGCAGAACTGGCTGCCCTGGTCGGCGGCCGAGCAGATCAACACCCGAACCGCGGTCACGGTCTTCGACCAGACGTCGTTCTCCAAGTACGTGCTCGCCGGTCCGGGAGCCGAGGCGGCACTGCAGTGGCTGTGCAGCGCGGATGTGGCTGTGCCGGTTGGCAAGTCGGTGTACACCGGCATGCTCAACGAACGCGGCACCTACGAGTCGGACGTCACCGTCACCCGCACCGGCCCACAGGAATACCTGATCGTCAGCAGCGCGGCCACCACCGAGCGCGACAAGGACCACATCCGCAAGAACATGCCGCCCGGGGCGCACGCCGAACTCGTCGACGTCACATCGTCGATGGCGGTGTTCGGCGTGATGGGCCCGAAGTCGCGAGAGTTGCTCAGCGAGCTCACCGACGCCGACCTGTCCGATGCCGCGTTCCCGTTCGGCACCAGCCAGATGATCTCACTGGGCTATGCCACGGTGCGGGCGACGCGTATCACCTACGTCGGTGAACTGGGTTGGGAGCTCTACGTTCCCACCGAGTTCGCAGTGGGTGTCTACGAGGACCTCGTGGCTACCGGTGAGAGCTTCGGCATCGCCCGCGGCGGTTACTACGCGATCGAGTCGATGCGGCTGGAGAAGGGTTATCGGGCGTTCGGCCGGGAACTCACCCCCAACGACAGTCCGGTCGAGGCCGGTCTGCTGTTCGCCTGCAAACTCTCCTCCGACATCGACTTCCTCGGCCGCGCGGCGGTGGAGAAAATGAAGGCCGAAGGCGCGCGTAAGCGGCTGGTGAGCTTCGCCGTCGACTCGGCCGAGCCGATGCTGTGGGGTGGCGAGCTGATCCTGCGCGACGGCGCCATCGCCGGGCAGGTCAGCTCGGCGGCATGGGGCGCCACCACCGGCGCGTGCGTCGGGCTGGGTTATGTCCGGGCGCCCGACCACGCCGTCGTCACAGCTGACTGGGTGCGGGCCGGTTCCTACGCCGTCAACGTCGGCGGCGAGACCTACCCGATCACGGTGTCGCTCAAGCCGATCTACGACCCGGCTAATCAGCGGGTGCGCTGA
- a CDS encoding LLM class F420-dependent oxidoreductase has protein sequence MRTGIFLDYSGGFREAVEHIVVLEKAGVDIALVAEAYSYDAVSQLGYLAAKTSTIELGSGVFPIYTRTPTLLAMTAAGLDFVSDGRFRLGIGTSGPQVVEGFHGVPFDAPLGRTREVVDICRQVWRRERVQHQGRNYQIPLPADRGTGLGKPLQLINHPVRERIPITIAALGPKNVELTAEIAEGWQPVFFYPEKADDVWGDALRAGKAKRDSALGELDVMVGVSLAIGDDVEERLNWAKPHLALYIGGMGARGQNFYHKLATRYGYGEVADHIQDLFLSGRKAEAIAAVPDELVRAVNLIGPRGFVKERIAAFAQAGVTTLLATPTTTDAGEYISWVEELRQLLP, from the coding sequence ATGCGCACCGGGATATTTCTGGACTATTCGGGCGGCTTCCGCGAGGCCGTCGAGCACATCGTCGTGTTGGAGAAAGCCGGGGTCGACATCGCCCTCGTCGCCGAGGCCTACTCGTACGACGCGGTCAGCCAGCTCGGCTATCTGGCCGCGAAGACCTCGACGATCGAGCTGGGCTCGGGCGTCTTCCCGATCTACACCCGGACGCCGACGCTGCTGGCGATGACCGCGGCCGGCCTGGACTTCGTGTCCGACGGTCGCTTCCGGCTCGGCATCGGCACGTCCGGCCCGCAGGTGGTGGAGGGATTTCACGGAGTGCCGTTCGACGCGCCACTGGGCCGCACCCGCGAAGTCGTCGATATCTGCCGGCAGGTCTGGCGCCGTGAACGCGTCCAGCACCAGGGTCGCAACTATCAGATCCCTCTGCCCGCCGACCGGGGAACCGGATTGGGCAAGCCGCTGCAGTTGATCAATCACCCTGTCCGCGAACGGATTCCGATCACCATCGCCGCACTCGGCCCCAAGAACGTCGAGCTGACGGCCGAGATCGCCGAGGGCTGGCAGCCGGTGTTCTTCTACCCGGAGAAGGCCGATGACGTCTGGGGTGACGCGTTGCGGGCCGGAAAGGCCAAGCGTGACAGCGCACTTGGTGAATTAGACGTGATGGTCGGCGTGTCACTGGCCATCGGCGACGATGTCGAGGAACGCCTGAACTGGGCCAAGCCGCACCTGGCGCTCTACATCGGCGGAATGGGCGCTCGAGGCCAGAACTTCTACCACAAGCTGGCGACTCGCTACGGGTACGGCGAGGTGGCCGACCACATCCAAGACCTGTTCCTGTCCGGCCGCAAGGCCGAGGCGATCGCCGCGGTGCCTGACGAGCTGGTGCGCGCGGTGAACCTGATCGGCCCGCGCGGATTCGTCAAGGAACGCATCGCCGCGTTCGCCCAGGCCGGCGTCACCACACTGTTGGCCACGCCCACCACAACCGACGCCGGTGAATACATCAGCTGGGTCGAGGAATTGCGGCAGCTACTGCCCTGA
- a CDS encoding type VII secretion target, producing MGNTRVDCAGVRVAAQRFDATAGILDGALRAQLSRLQFDRNVAGRAHGAHGDAVRAELERLTAGMAQWSRAAVRVADALRVTADRYGDAELRAVIR from the coding sequence ATGGGTAACACGCGTGTGGACTGCGCTGGGGTACGCGTTGCCGCGCAACGTTTCGACGCCACCGCTGGGATACTCGACGGTGCATTGCGTGCGCAGCTGAGCCGCTTGCAGTTCGACCGCAATGTGGCGGGGCGCGCGCATGGTGCTCACGGCGACGCGGTCCGTGCCGAGCTTGAGCGTCTGACGGCCGGGATGGCGCAGTGGTCGCGGGCGGCAGTGCGGGTGGCCGACGCGCTACGAGTCACCGCCGACCGCTACGGTGACGCCGAACTACGGGCGGTGATCCGATGA
- a CDS encoding glutamate decarboxylase, whose protein sequence is MPHVKYRSPSIAPAYTGRLSTDPIPSLRLPDEAMEPTAAYRFIHDELMLDGSSRLNLATFVTTWMDPEAEKLMAETFDKNMIDKDEYPATAAIESRCVAMVADLFHAENLRDDDAATAVGVSTIGSSEAVMLGGLALKWRWKARVGDKWKTRTPNLVMGSNVQVVWEKFCRYFEVEPRYLPMAEDRYVITPEQVLDYVDEDTIGVVGILGTTYTGELEPIADICAALDKLQKEKGLDIPVHVDAASGGFVVPFLHPDIKWDFRLPRVASINVSGHKYGLTYPGIGFVVWRNADCLPEELVFRVNYLGGDMPTFTLNFSRPGNQVVGQYYNFLRLGRAGYTHVMQCLSGTARWLSDQLEACQHFEVISDGSAIPVVAFRLKGDLGYTEFDVSAALRSYGWQVPAYTMPDGAENISVLRVVVREGFSADLARSLWADLNAVLGHLDAIQPEGHFTQEHFAH, encoded by the coding sequence GTGCCCCACGTCAAATACCGATCCCCGTCGATCGCACCGGCATACACCGGACGTCTGTCCACCGACCCGATCCCGTCGCTGAGGCTGCCCGACGAAGCGATGGAACCCACTGCGGCATACCGATTCATCCACGACGAGCTGATGCTCGACGGCAGCTCTCGGCTCAACCTCGCTACGTTCGTCACCACCTGGATGGACCCCGAGGCCGAGAAGCTGATGGCCGAGACGTTCGACAAGAATATGATCGACAAGGACGAATACCCAGCCACCGCGGCCATCGAATCACGCTGTGTGGCAATGGTTGCCGATCTGTTCCACGCCGAGAACCTTCGTGACGACGATGCCGCCACCGCGGTCGGGGTCTCCACCATCGGGTCGTCGGAGGCGGTGATGCTCGGCGGGTTGGCCCTGAAGTGGCGCTGGAAGGCCCGGGTCGGGGATAAGTGGAAAACCCGCACCCCCAACCTGGTGATGGGCTCCAACGTGCAGGTGGTGTGGGAGAAGTTCTGCCGTTACTTCGAGGTCGAGCCGCGCTACCTGCCGATGGCCGAAGACCGCTACGTCATCACCCCCGAGCAGGTCCTTGACTACGTCGACGAGGACACCATCGGTGTCGTGGGCATCCTGGGCACCACCTACACCGGTGAACTGGAGCCGATCGCCGACATCTGTGCGGCCCTGGACAAACTGCAGAAGGAGAAGGGACTCGACATCCCGGTCCACGTCGACGCGGCCAGCGGCGGCTTCGTGGTGCCGTTCCTGCACCCGGACATCAAGTGGGACTTCCGGTTACCGCGCGTGGCGTCGATCAACGTCAGCGGCCACAAGTACGGGCTGACCTATCCGGGCATCGGATTCGTGGTGTGGCGCAACGCCGATTGCCTACCAGAAGAGCTGGTGTTCCGGGTCAACTACCTCGGCGGTGACATGCCGACCTTCACGCTGAACTTCTCCCGGCCCGGCAATCAGGTGGTCGGCCAGTACTACAACTTCCTGCGGCTGGGCCGGGCCGGTTATACCCATGTGATGCAATGCCTTTCCGGGACGGCACGGTGGCTGTCCGACCAGCTGGAGGCTTGTCAGCACTTCGAGGTGATCTCGGACGGCTCGGCGATCCCGGTGGTGGCGTTCCGGCTCAAGGGTGACCTCGGCTACACCGAGTTCGACGTGTCAGCAGCGCTGCGCTCCTACGGCTGGCAGGTGCCCGCCTACACCATGCCTGATGGCGCGGAGAACATCTCGGTCCTGCGCGTGGTGGTCCGTGAAGGCTTCTCCGCCGATCTGGCCCGCTCGCTGTGGGCGGACCTCAACGCCGTGCTCGGCCACCTCGACGCGATCCAGCCCGAGGGTCACTTCACACAGGAACACTTCGCGCACTGA
- a CDS encoding NAD(P)H-hydrate dehydratase, with protein MRHYYTADAIRAAEAPLLASLPDGVLMRRAAYGLATAIARELRARTGAVTGRQLCAVVGSGDNGGDALWAVTLLRRRGAAATAVLLNPEHTHAKALTAFRSAGGRVVPAVPPSTDLVIDGVVGISGSGPLRPAAAELFAAVDDAGIPVVAVDIPSGIDVQTGAITGPAVHAAVTVTFGGLKPVHALADCGRVELVDIGLDLPRTDVLGMEAPDVKARWPLPGVRDDKYSQGVTGILAGSSTYPGAAILCTGAAVATTSGMKRYAGSAAAEVVSHWPEVVAAPNPHAAGRVQSWVVGPGLGTDENGFAALHFALSSDLPVVVDADALTILSTQPDLVAGRAAPTVLTPHAGEFARLAGGPPGEDRVAATRRLAEAFGATVLLKGNVTVIAEPSGTVYLNPAGGSWAATAGSGDVLSGMIGGLLASGLPPAEAAASAAFVHARAANASAADPGPSPVPTSASRILAHIRQAIAEL; from the coding sequence ATGCGGCACTACTACACCGCCGACGCGATTCGCGCCGCCGAGGCGCCCTTGCTGGCGAGCCTGCCCGATGGTGTGCTGATGCGCCGTGCCGCCTACGGTTTAGCCACCGCGATCGCCCGGGAACTGCGGGCGCGCACCGGCGCGGTGACCGGTCGTCAGCTGTGTGCGGTGGTCGGCTCGGGTGACAACGGCGGTGACGCGCTGTGGGCGGTGACCTTGCTGCGGCGCCGCGGTGCGGCCGCAACAGCCGTGCTACTCAACCCCGAACACACCCATGCCAAGGCGTTGACGGCGTTCCGCTCCGCCGGTGGCCGGGTGGTGCCCGCCGTGCCGCCGTCGACCGATCTCGTGATCGACGGAGTCGTCGGCATCTCCGGCAGCGGCCCTCTGCGCCCGGCGGCCGCCGAACTGTTCGCCGCCGTCGACGACGCCGGCATTCCGGTGGTGGCCGTCGACATCCCCAGCGGCATCGACGTGCAGACCGGAGCGATCACCGGGCCGGCGGTGCACGCCGCGGTCACCGTCACCTTCGGTGGCCTCAAACCCGTTCATGCGCTGGCCGACTGCGGTCGCGTCGAACTCGTCGACATCGGCCTGGACCTGCCACGTACCGATGTGCTGGGCATGGAAGCCCCCGACGTGAAGGCACGCTGGCCGTTGCCCGGTGTGCGCGACGACAAGTACTCCCAAGGCGTGACCGGCATCTTGGCCGGTTCGTCCACCTACCCCGGGGCGGCGATCCTGTGCACGGGTGCCGCGGTGGCCACGACCTCGGGCATGAAGCGCTACGCGGGATCCGCCGCAGCCGAGGTCGTGTCACACTGGCCGGAGGTGGTGGCCGCGCCGAACCCGCACGCCGCCGGACGGGTGCAATCCTGGGTCGTCGGACCCGGCCTCGGTACCGACGAGAACGGTTTTGCCGCATTGCATTTCGCGCTCAGTTCAGATCTTCCGGTGGTGGTCGACGCCGACGCTCTGACCATCCTCTCGACGCAGCCCGACCTGGTGGCCGGGCGGGCAGCGCCGACGGTGCTGACCCCGCATGCCGGCGAGTTCGCCCGGCTGGCCGGCGGTCCGCCCGGCGAGGACCGGGTCGCCGCCACCCGCAGGCTGGCCGAGGCCTTCGGCGCCACGGTCCTCCTCAAGGGCAACGTCACGGTCATTGCGGAGCCGTCCGGCACGGTGTACCTCAACCCGGCCGGCGGGTCGTGGGCGGCAACCGCCGGCTCCGGCGACGTGTTGTCCGGCATGATCGGTGGGCTGCTGGCGTCTGGACTGCCACCCGCGGAGGCGGCGGCGTCAGCGGCGTTCGTGCACGCCCGCGCCGCCAACGCCTCTGCTGCCGATCCCGGCCCGTCCCCGGTGCCCACGTCGGCGTCGCGCATCCTCGCCCATATCCGTCAAGCCATCGCAGAACTGTAG
- a CDS encoding dienelactone hydrolase family protein yields the protein MARTRKLFAALTRRGPHQVLRGDLAFAGLPGIVYTPASGFNLPGVAFGHDWLTDVDHYVKTLEHLASWGIVAAAPNTERGFAPSVLNLSVDLGTTLDIISGVRLGPGEISVHPTKLGLAGHGFGGSAAVFAAAGLAGAASGAPKAVAALFPTVTKPEAEQPAASLKVPGLVLSAPDDLHSLRTDAIHLAEAWKGSVLRIVSKAESSGLAEKRRFAKVLGMPGSDRKTQKTARALLTGFLLFHLTGDKTYREFADPEAVLPKTELPDPDAEPVTPEQQFVALLK from the coding sequence GTGGCCCGGACACGCAAGCTCTTCGCGGCGCTGACACGCCGCGGTCCGCATCAGGTTCTGCGCGGTGACCTGGCCTTTGCCGGGTTACCCGGCATCGTCTACACCCCGGCGTCGGGATTCAATCTGCCAGGTGTGGCCTTCGGCCACGATTGGCTCACAGATGTCGACCACTACGTGAAGACGTTGGAACATCTCGCGTCATGGGGCATCGTCGCGGCCGCCCCGAACACCGAGCGCGGATTCGCGCCGTCGGTGCTGAATCTTTCGGTCGACCTGGGCACCACCCTCGACATCATCAGCGGCGTGCGGCTGGGCCCCGGTGAGATCAGCGTGCACCCCACCAAACTGGGCCTGGCCGGACACGGCTTCGGTGGCTCGGCCGCGGTCTTCGCCGCGGCGGGCCTGGCCGGGGCGGCGTCGGGCGCCCCCAAGGCGGTCGCAGCGCTTTTCCCGACGGTGACCAAGCCCGAGGCTGAGCAGCCGGCGGCGTCGCTGAAAGTGCCCGGCCTGGTGCTCAGTGCGCCCGATGATCTGCATTCGCTGCGCACCGATGCCATTCACCTGGCCGAGGCCTGGAAGGGATCGGTGCTGCGCATCGTCAGTAAGGCCGAGTCGTCCGGGCTGGCCGAGAAGCGTCGATTCGCCAAGGTGCTGGGCATGCCGGGGTCGGACAGAAAGACGCAGAAGACGGCGCGTGCTCTGCTGACCGGCTTCCTGCTGTTCCACCTGACCGGCGACAAGACCTATCGAGAGTTCGCCGATCCAGAGGCGGTGCTGCCCAAGACCGAATTGCCCGATCCCGACGCCGAGCCGGTGACCCCGGAGCAACAGTTCGTCGCGCTGCTGAAGTAG
- the glmS gene encoding glutamine--fructose-6-phosphate transaminase (isomerizing), giving the protein MCGIVAYVGHRPARGVVVDALRRMEYRGYDSSGVALLDGDGGLTVRRRAGRLTNLEEALAETDPDALTGTAGMGHTRWATHGRPTDRNAHPHRDAAGKFAVVHNGIIENFATLRHELEADGVEFASDTDSEVAVHLVAQAYRQGPTAGDFEASVLAVLRRLEGHFTLVFAHADDPGTIIAARRSTPLVVGIGDGEMFIGSDVAAFIEFTRDAVELGQDQAVVITAEGYSITDFDGVDDTANAREFHIDWDLSAAEKGGYDYFMLKEIAEQPAAVADTLLGHFIDGRIVLDEQRLSDQELREVDKVFIVACGTAFHSGLLAKYAIEHWTRLPVEVELASEFRYRDPVLDRGTLVIAISQSGETADTLEAVRHAKSQKAKVLAICNTNGSQIPREADAVLYTRAGPEIGVAATKTFLAQIAANYLVGLALAQARGTKYPDEVEREYHELESMPDQVTRVLEHLEPITALGQQFASSPTVLFLGRHVGYPVALEGALKLKELAYMHAEGFAAGELKHGPIALIEDGLPVIVVMPSPKNAATLHAKLLSNIREIQARGAVTIVIAEDGDDTVRPYADYIFEIPAVSTLFQPLLSTVPLQVFAAAVARARGFDVDKPRNLAKSVTVE; this is encoded by the coding sequence ATGTGCGGAATCGTGGCCTACGTCGGGCATCGTCCTGCCCGCGGTGTCGTGGTCGATGCACTGCGGCGCATGGAATACCGCGGCTACGACTCATCCGGGGTCGCCCTGCTGGACGGCGACGGCGGCTTGACCGTGCGTCGCCGGGCCGGCCGGCTGACCAATCTCGAGGAGGCGCTGGCCGAAACCGACCCCGATGCGCTGACCGGGACCGCAGGAATGGGCCACACCCGGTGGGCCACCCACGGCCGCCCGACCGACCGCAACGCCCATCCGCACCGCGACGCGGCCGGCAAGTTCGCCGTCGTGCACAACGGGATCATCGAGAACTTCGCCACCCTGCGCCACGAGCTGGAGGCCGACGGTGTGGAGTTCGCCAGCGACACCGACAGCGAGGTGGCTGTTCACCTGGTCGCCCAGGCGTACCGCCAGGGCCCGACCGCGGGTGACTTCGAGGCGTCTGTGCTGGCGGTGCTGCGGCGGCTCGAGGGCCATTTCACGCTGGTGTTCGCCCACGCCGACGATCCCGGCACGATCATCGCCGCCCGTCGGTCCACCCCCCTGGTCGTCGGCATCGGCGACGGCGAGATGTTCATCGGCTCCGACGTCGCGGCGTTCATCGAGTTCACCCGCGACGCTGTCGAGTTGGGCCAGGACCAGGCGGTGGTGATCACCGCCGAGGGCTATTCGATCACCGACTTCGACGGGGTCGACGACACCGCGAACGCCCGCGAATTTCACATCGACTGGGATCTGTCAGCCGCTGAGAAGGGCGGCTACGACTACTTCATGCTCAAGGAGATCGCGGAGCAGCCGGCGGCCGTCGCCGACACCCTGCTCGGCCATTTCATCGACGGCCGCATCGTGCTCGACGAGCAGCGCCTGTCCGATCAGGAACTGCGCGAGGTCGACAAGGTCTTCATCGTCGCCTGCGGCACGGCATTCCACTCCGGGCTACTGGCCAAGTACGCCATCGAGCATTGGACCCGCCTGCCGGTGGAGGTAGAACTCGCCAGTGAGTTCAGATACCGCGATCCCGTCTTGGACCGCGGCACCCTGGTGATCGCGATCTCCCAGTCCGGCGAGACCGCCGACACCCTGGAGGCCGTCCGGCACGCCAAGAGCCAGAAGGCCAAGGTGCTGGCGATCTGCAACACCAACGGCAGCCAGATCCCGCGTGAGGCGGACGCGGTGCTCTACACCCGCGCCGGGCCCGAGATCGGGGTGGCGGCCACGAAGACCTTCCTGGCCCAGATCGCCGCGAACTATCTCGTCGGCCTCGCGCTGGCGCAGGCCCGGGGCACCAAGTACCCCGATGAGGTCGAGCGCGAGTATCACGAGTTGGAGTCGATGCCCGACCAGGTCACCCGGGTGCTCGAACACCTCGAGCCCATCACGGCGTTGGGTCAGCAGTTCGCGTCGTCGCCGACGGTGCTGTTCCTGGGCCGCCACGTCGGCTATCCGGTGGCGCTCGAGGGTGCGCTCAAGCTCAAGGAATTGGCGTACATGCACGCCGAGGGCTTCGCGGCCGGCGAGCTCAAGCACGGACCGATCGCGCTGATCGAAGACGGCCTACCCGTGATCGTGGTGATGCCGTCACCGAAGAACGCGGCGACCCTGCACGCCAAGTTGCTGAGCAACATCCGCGAAATCCAGGCCCGCGGCGCGGTCACGATCGTGATCGCCGAGGACGGCGATGACACCGTGCGCCCGTACGCCGACTACATCTTCGAAATACCCGCGGTGTCAACGCTTTTCCAGCCGCTGCTGTCCACCGTCCCGCTGCAGGTGTTCGCGGCCGCGGTGGCCCGGGCTCGCGGCTTCGACGTCGACAAGCCCCGCAATCTCGCCAAGTCCGTCACGGTCGAGTGA
- a CDS encoding nitroreductase/quinone reductase family protein encodes MADSDAAAIRADRAAWAAQHLATYLESGGTRGHVLDLSEVGGRTFTTHCLLRYTGRKSGQHYIKPLIYGNAGGEVVIVASKGGADSHPEWYLNVLASETLEVQIATEAFEAAWREPQGDERHQVWEYMCHLYPPYIAYQQSTSRRIPLVMLSLLRPIATFSAPAD; translated from the coding sequence ATGGCCGACTCCGACGCTGCTGCAATACGCGCTGACCGTGCCGCCTGGGCGGCGCAACACCTTGCGACCTATCTGGAATCCGGCGGGACGCGCGGACATGTCCTCGACTTGAGCGAGGTGGGTGGTCGCACGTTCACTACCCACTGCCTGCTCCGCTACACCGGACGCAAGTCGGGTCAGCACTACATCAAGCCGTTGATCTACGGCAATGCCGGCGGTGAGGTCGTGATTGTCGCGTCGAAAGGTGGCGCGGACAGTCATCCGGAGTGGTATCTGAACGTCCTGGCCAGCGAGACGCTCGAGGTGCAGATTGCAACGGAGGCTTTCGAAGCCGCGTGGCGCGAACCGCAGGGCGATGAGCGGCATCAGGTGTGGGAGTACATGTGCCACCTGTATCCGCCCTACATCGCGTATCAGCAGTCCACGAGTCGGCGCATTCCGCTGGTGATGTTGAGTCTGCTCAGGCCGATAGCGACGTTCAGCGCACCCGCTGATTAG